A genome region from Nocardia sp. NBC_00565 includes the following:
- a CDS encoding flavin-containing monooxygenase: protein MRRRSPRVAIIGAGMSGICMAVTLQRDGIGDFILFEKADRFGGTWRENTYPGLTCDVPSRFYQFSFAKNPEWSHFFAPGAEIHAYFADVAHECGLASRTRFGTEVVGAEFDGARWELTTADGAVESFDFVLCATGFLHHPRTPDISGLGKFAGPMFHSARWNHDVELAGKRVGVLGTGSTGVQIVTALAGNVAHLSMFQRTPQWILPLRNRRYSRLTIAAHRRFPALDEFGYAVTRRVFEFLVDAVTRPGLKRELVGRICRANLRSVRDPALRAALTPDYQPMCKRLVVSGSFYRAVQRDSVEVVCDAIDHIEPRGIVTADGRLHELDVLVLATGFDAHAFMRPMGITGTDGRTLDQVWADGPRAFETVAIPGFPNMFLLIGPHSPVGNYPLTLIAETQAEHILGWIRRWRDGEFGSVEPTVEATRRYYEELWAAMPNTVWATGCQSWYLGKDGVPELWPWTPARHRALMARRPDPANYRLTAARG, encoded by the coding sequence ATGCGACGGCGCAGCCCACGGGTCGCCATTATCGGGGCGGGGATGTCGGGCATCTGCATGGCGGTCACCTTGCAGCGCGACGGCATCGGCGACTTCATCCTGTTCGAGAAGGCCGATCGGTTCGGCGGGACCTGGCGCGAGAACACCTACCCGGGGCTGACCTGTGATGTGCCGTCGCGGTTCTATCAGTTCAGCTTCGCCAAGAATCCGGAGTGGTCGCATTTCTTCGCACCGGGTGCCGAGATCCACGCGTATTTCGCGGACGTCGCGCACGAGTGTGGGCTGGCGAGTCGCACGCGGTTCGGAACCGAGGTGGTCGGGGCCGAATTCGACGGTGCGCGTTGGGAACTGACGACCGCCGACGGTGCGGTGGAATCGTTCGACTTCGTGCTGTGCGCCACCGGGTTCCTGCACCATCCGCGCACCCCGGATATCAGTGGACTGGGGAAGTTCGCGGGCCCGATGTTCCATTCGGCGCGGTGGAATCACGATGTCGAACTCGCGGGCAAGCGGGTCGGCGTACTCGGCACGGGCTCCACCGGGGTGCAGATCGTGACGGCGTTGGCCGGAAATGTGGCGCACCTCAGCATGTTCCAGCGCACCCCGCAGTGGATCCTGCCGCTGCGGAACCGACGCTATTCACGGCTCACGATCGCCGCGCACCGCCGATTCCCGGCGCTGGACGAGTTCGGTTACGCGGTGACCCGCCGGGTATTCGAGTTCCTCGTCGATGCCGTCACCAGGCCCGGCCTCAAGCGTGAGCTCGTCGGCCGGATATGTCGAGCGAACCTGCGCAGCGTGCGCGATCCGGCGCTGCGGGCGGCGCTGACGCCGGACTATCAGCCCATGTGTAAGCGACTTGTGGTGTCGGGCAGCTTCTATCGTGCAGTGCAGCGTGACAGTGTCGAGGTCGTGTGTGACGCGATCGATCACATCGAACCCCGCGGCATCGTCACCGCCGACGGACGCCTGCACGAACTCGATGTGCTGGTGCTGGCAACGGGATTCGACGCGCACGCGTTCATGCGGCCGATGGGCATTACCGGAACCGATGGCCGCACACTGGATCAGGTGTGGGCCGATGGTCCGCGTGCCTTCGAAACCGTTGCGATACCGGGCTTTCCGAATATGTTCCTGCTGATCGGCCCGCACAGTCCGGTCGGCAACTACCCGCTGACGCTGATCGCCGAAACCCAGGCCGAGCACATCCTCGGCTGGATCCGGCGTTGGCGGGACGGTGAATTCGGCAGTGTGGAGCCGACCGTCGAGGCGACGCGGCGCTACTACGAGGAACTGTGGGCGGCGATGCCGAACACCGTGTGGGCGACCGGGTGTCAGAGTTGGTATCTCGGCAAGGACGGCGTTCCGGAATTGTGGCCGTGGACGCCGGCCCGGCACCGTGCGCTGATGGCGCGGCGTCCGGACCCCGCGAACTACCGTCTCACTGCTGCCCGGGGTTGA
- a CDS encoding PaaI family thioesterase gives MNEQQVGKSLPSEEHHEGGFRPMSELINAQLDELDISRGGPHYGAFIEQVRSLMDRARLACPSDELALETIGILKQLNDKLDAAIVDEWSAPTFTRIDLPARGNITLPPYIVDKADRDGVDARITFRTFHLGGNRAAHGGQVAVGFDDLLGMAAAVYSGAVTRTASITIDYRSITPLDTELRVRAWTERQEGRKVYARATLHDGDRLCAEANALFIVLNPGQQ, from the coding sequence ATGAATGAACAGCAGGTCGGCAAATCGCTGCCGAGCGAGGAGCACCACGAGGGCGGGTTCCGGCCGATGTCGGAGCTGATCAACGCGCAACTGGATGAGCTCGACATCTCGCGTGGCGGGCCGCACTACGGCGCGTTCATCGAACAGGTGCGCAGTCTCATGGACCGGGCCCGGCTGGCCTGTCCCTCCGACGAGCTCGCACTGGAGACCATCGGCATCCTCAAACAGCTGAACGACAAGCTGGACGCCGCGATCGTCGACGAGTGGTCCGCGCCGACGTTTACCCGCATCGACCTGCCCGCGCGCGGCAACATCACCCTGCCGCCGTACATCGTCGACAAGGCGGACCGGGACGGCGTCGACGCTCGCATCACCTTCCGCACCTTCCACCTCGGCGGAAACAGGGCCGCGCACGGCGGACAGGTGGCGGTCGGCTTCGACGATCTGCTCGGCATGGCCGCCGCGGTGTACTCGGGCGCGGTGACTCGCACCGCCTCCATCACCATCGACTACCGTTCCATCACCCCGCTCGACACCGAACTACGGGTGCGCGCCTGGACCGAGCGGCAGGAGGGCCGCAAGGTGTACGCGCGGGCCACCCTGCACGACGGCGATCGGCTCTGCGCCGAGGCGAACGCTCTGTTCATCGTGCTCAACCCCGGGCAGCAGTGA
- a CDS encoding HAD family hydrolase: MHIAAVVFDMDGVLIDSEPVWEQVRREYVAQKGGRWLADTQSRLMGMSTGEWSDYLSDELGVGETPDTVANDVIERMADHYEKAVPLLPGAVEAVQRISEHWPLAVASSSPRTLIDTVLGRTGLIEFFSVTFSTEEVDRGKPAPDVYVATAAFLRHKSTECAAVEDSSNGLRAAHAAGMRVIAAPRPEYPPAPDALALAAEVIDTLDKLTPALVAGE; this comes from the coding sequence ATGCATATTGCGGCAGTTGTGTTCGATATGGACGGTGTGCTCATCGACTCCGAGCCGGTCTGGGAGCAGGTGCGCCGCGAGTATGTCGCACAGAAGGGTGGGCGCTGGCTGGCCGATACGCAGTCACGGCTGATGGGCATGAGCACCGGGGAGTGGTCGGACTATCTCAGCGACGAACTCGGCGTCGGTGAAACGCCGGACACCGTGGCCAATGACGTGATCGAGCGGATGGCCGACCATTACGAGAAGGCCGTGCCGCTGCTGCCCGGTGCGGTCGAGGCGGTGCAGCGCATCAGCGAACACTGGCCGCTGGCGGTGGCCAGCTCCTCGCCGCGGACCCTGATCGATACCGTGCTCGGCCGTACCGGACTGATCGAATTCTTCAGCGTCACCTTCTCTACCGAGGAGGTCGACCGGGGTAAGCCCGCGCCCGATGTCTACGTGGCAACAGCCGCGTTCCTGCGACACAAGTCCACCGAATGCGCGGCCGTGGAGGATTCGAGCAACGGACTGCGTGCAGCACACGCCGCGGGCATGCGCGTCATCGCCGCACCCCGTCCCGAATACCCACCCGCCCCCGACGCCCTCGCCCTGGCCGCCGAGGTCATCGACACCCTCGACAAACTCACCCCCGCCCTCGTCGCCGGAGAATAA
- a CDS encoding TetR/AcrR family transcriptional regulator: MAPPRKHDTDVILDAARSLVLTDGPRAASVAAIAAASGAPVGTLYHRFGNRNGVLTAAWLRALERFQERVEAAADAPDPVEAGVAMAAASVRFGRELPDDAKLLLNLRPSDLLDGGPDAEFRARLGRMNAPLIEHLRRVAADLFGRAGDREIDAVSRAVVDLPYAALRRHAQASVLPDWLEADLTAAARALLQSYRP; the protein is encoded by the coding sequence ATGGCGCCACCCCGCAAGCACGACACCGACGTGATCCTCGACGCAGCGCGCTCCCTCGTGCTCACCGACGGCCCCCGCGCGGCCAGCGTCGCGGCGATCGCGGCGGCCAGCGGTGCGCCCGTCGGCACGCTGTATCACCGCTTCGGCAACCGCAATGGCGTGCTGACCGCGGCCTGGCTGCGTGCGCTCGAACGCTTCCAGGAACGCGTCGAGGCGGCCGCCGACGCACCGGATCCGGTCGAGGCCGGTGTCGCGATGGCGGCGGCAAGCGTCCGATTCGGACGCGAATTACCCGACGACGCGAAGCTTTTGCTGAACTTGCGCCCCAGCGACCTACTCGACGGCGGCCCGGACGCGGAATTCCGCGCCCGCCTCGGCCGGATGAACGCGCCACTCATCGAACATCTGCGCCGCGTCGCCGCCGACCTCTTCGGACGTGCCGGCGACCGCGAAATCGACGCCGTCAGCCGCGCGGTAGTCGACCTCCCCTACGCCGCGCTCCGCCGACACGCGCAGGCCTCCGTCCTCCCCGACTGGCTCGAAGCCGACCTGACCGCTGCCGCCCGCGCGCTGCTGCAGTCCTACCGTCCCTGA
- a CDS encoding alpha/beta fold hydrolase, with translation MSNYVQLGDIRTWYDETGDGEPVLLLHGGFVDSRTFDTGLPGLAEHFRVYRMDRRGHGRTSDADGPITYEVMAEDAIAFLDQVIGGPAHLVGYSDGANVALLVAIRRPDLVRKLVSISGNFHHDGMVPGMVDGIEAEEPMRHLGALHAEVSPDGPNHFPVVAEKLLRNARTGPTLTVDDLAAIASRTLVLAADDDAMSLEHTIALYRAIPNSELAIVPGTSHVLVMEKPVEVYRQIGIFLTTDAIRTWQPIRRA, from the coding sequence ATGTCGAATTACGTTCAGCTCGGTGATATTCGGACCTGGTACGACGAAACCGGCGACGGCGAGCCGGTGCTGCTGTTGCACGGCGGCTTCGTGGACTCGCGGACCTTCGATACCGGGCTGCCCGGTCTCGCCGAACATTTCCGGGTCTACCGCATGGATCGCCGCGGCCACGGCCGCACATCGGATGCCGATGGGCCGATCACCTATGAGGTAATGGCCGAGGATGCGATCGCGTTCCTGGACCAGGTGATCGGTGGTCCGGCGCATCTGGTCGGTTACAGCGACGGTGCGAATGTCGCTCTGCTGGTGGCGATCCGGCGTCCCGACCTGGTTCGCAAGCTGGTTTCGATCAGCGGAAACTTCCACCATGACGGCATGGTGCCCGGCATGGTCGACGGTATCGAGGCCGAGGAGCCCATGCGGCACTTGGGCGCGTTGCACGCCGAGGTATCGCCGGATGGCCCGAACCACTTCCCGGTGGTCGCCGAGAAGCTGCTGCGGAATGCGCGCACCGGGCCCACCCTGACGGTCGATGACCTGGCGGCGATCGCCAGTCGCACGCTGGTCCTCGCCGCGGACGATGACGCCATGAGCCTGGAGCACACCATCGCGCTGTACCGCGCGATCCCGAACTCCGAACTCGCCATCGTTCCCGGCACCTCACATGTGTTGGTGATGGAGAAGCCCGTCGAGGTCTACCGCCAGATCGGCATCTTCCTCACGACCGACGCGATCCGGACCTGGCAGCCGATTCGCCGCGCGTGA
- a CDS encoding RNA polymerase sigma factor, with protein sequence MSRSPEQTREAVETVWRMEWPRLVAGLTRIVGDIDAAEELAQDALVAALEQWPRDGVPPNPGGWLMLTAKHRAIDLVRRNQNLTRKLTLVGHELRTDQPQQPQADGEIEDDLLRMIFTACHPVLSARARVALTLRLVGGLTTEEIARAFVVPESTVAQRIVRAKRTIAARHVPYEVPSGDELARRLDSVLEVIYLIFNEGYSATAGDDWIRVELCQDALRLARMLANLLPEEPETHGLAALLELQASRSAARVGPAKTVVLLADQERARWDQLLIRRGFAALGHAHTVSRNRGLPPGRYALQAAIAAVHAMAPSSAETDWRRIAGLYAVLAERFPSPVIDLNRAVAVSKVHGPAVGLELVDALVAAGALDRYHLLPAVRGDLLERLGRHDEARAEFARAAELTGNAAEQALLLDRMAPSDPLCAPERHPDDS encoded by the coding sequence ATGAGCCGGTCGCCCGAGCAGACCAGGGAAGCCGTCGAGACGGTGTGGCGGATGGAATGGCCGCGCCTGGTCGCCGGGCTCACCCGGATCGTCGGCGATATCGACGCCGCCGAGGAGCTCGCACAGGACGCGCTGGTCGCGGCCCTGGAGCAGTGGCCGCGCGACGGGGTGCCGCCGAATCCGGGTGGCTGGCTCATGCTCACCGCGAAGCATCGGGCGATCGATCTGGTGCGCCGCAACCAGAACCTCACGCGCAAGCTGACGTTGGTCGGTCACGAGCTGCGGACCGACCAACCTCAGCAGCCGCAGGCCGACGGTGAGATCGAAGACGATCTACTGCGCATGATCTTCACGGCATGTCACCCGGTGCTGTCGGCGCGGGCCCGGGTGGCGTTGACGCTGCGGCTGGTCGGCGGATTGACCACCGAGGAGATCGCACGGGCCTTCGTCGTACCGGAATCGACTGTCGCCCAACGCATTGTGCGGGCCAAGCGCACCATTGCCGCCCGGCATGTGCCCTATGAGGTGCCGAGCGGGGACGAGTTGGCCAGGAGGTTGGATTCGGTCCTCGAGGTCATCTACCTGATCTTCAACGAAGGCTATTCGGCGACCGCGGGCGATGACTGGATTCGCGTCGAATTATGTCAGGACGCACTGCGTTTGGCGCGTATGCTGGCGAATCTGCTGCCCGAGGAACCCGAGACGCACGGGCTGGCCGCACTGCTCGAATTGCAGGCCTCACGCTCCGCCGCCCGGGTCGGACCCGCGAAAACCGTTGTCCTGTTGGCGGATCAGGAGCGGGCTCGCTGGGATCAACTGTTGATTCGACGAGGTTTCGCGGCGCTCGGACATGCCCATACGGTCAGTCGGAATCGCGGTCTGCCACCCGGTCGTTATGCACTGCAAGCCGCGATCGCCGCGGTGCACGCCATGGCGCCGAGCAGCGCGGAGACCGATTGGCGGCGCATCGCTGGTCTGTATGCCGTTCTCGCGGAACGCTTTCCGTCACCTGTTATCGATCTGAACCGGGCCGTCGCGGTCAGTAAGGTGCACGGACCCGCCGTGGGCCTGGAATTGGTCGACGCGCTCGTGGCCGCGGGTGCGTTGGACAGATACCACCTGCTGCCCGCCGTTCGCGGCGACCTGCTCGAGCGACTGGGCCGCCACGACGAAGCCCGCGCCGAATTCGCCCGCGCGGCAGAGTTGACCGGAAATGCCGCCGAACAGGCGCTATTGCTCGACCGGATGGCCCCGAGTGATCCGCTGTGTGCGCCGGAGAGGCACCCCGATGACTCGTGA
- a CDS encoding YciI family protein yields the protein MRHMMLIHVDPTTAPVPDEALFEQVNKVIEEMTKAGVLLDTAGLRSITEATKINQSGGKQTVLDGPFTESKEVVGGYCLLQTKSKEEAIEWTSRFLGVHGPEWDIEVEIRQIDEG from the coding sequence ATGCGACACATGATGCTGATCCACGTTGACCCGACCACCGCGCCGGTTCCCGACGAGGCGCTGTTCGAGCAGGTCAACAAGGTGATCGAGGAGATGACGAAGGCCGGGGTGCTGCTGGATACCGCCGGTCTGCGCTCGATCACCGAGGCCACCAAGATCAACCAGTCCGGCGGCAAGCAGACCGTGCTCGACGGACCTTTCACGGAGTCCAAAGAGGTTGTCGGTGGGTACTGCCTCCTGCAGACGAAATCCAAGGAGGAAGCGATCGAATGGACCTCGCGCTTCCTCGGGGTGCACGGGCCGGAATGGGATATCGAGGTCGAGATTCGCCAGATCGACGAGGGCTGA
- a CDS encoding ABC transporter ATP-binding protein gives MSDTPVLQLTEVTFRREGKQIIDGISLTVHAGEHWALLGPNGAGKSTLLGFCAAVTFPTSGTVDILGQRMGRVDLAPLRHSIGHVNPRHPLRYPLTVREVVLTGITATIDTPMRWTPTPEDLRRADAMIDTVGLKGKAEEIWPTLSQGERGRTLIARALIAEPRLLLFDEPSTGLDVAAREQLLETIDALGQTHPDVASILVTHHLEELPSTTTHALLIANGRTVAAGPAPETVTTETVTAAFDHPVAVRYDTGRWTARAAVRAWPA, from the coding sequence GTGTCCGACACCCCAGTGCTGCAACTGACCGAGGTGACCTTCCGCCGCGAGGGCAAACAGATCATCGACGGTATCTCGCTGACCGTGCACGCGGGCGAACACTGGGCGCTGCTCGGCCCCAACGGCGCGGGTAAGAGCACCCTGCTCGGCTTCTGCGCCGCCGTCACCTTCCCGACCTCGGGCACCGTCGATATCCTCGGCCAGCGGATGGGCCGCGTCGACCTGGCGCCGCTGCGCCATTCGATCGGGCATGTGAACCCCCGCCACCCGCTGCGCTATCCGCTGACCGTCCGCGAGGTCGTGCTCACCGGCATCACCGCCACCATCGACACCCCGATGCGCTGGACGCCCACGCCCGAGGACCTGCGCCGCGCGGACGCGATGATCGACACAGTCGGCCTCAAAGGCAAGGCCGAGGAGATCTGGCCGACGCTGTCCCAGGGCGAACGCGGCCGGACGCTGATCGCCCGCGCGCTCATCGCCGAACCGCGCCTACTGCTGTTCGACGAACCGTCCACCGGACTCGACGTGGCCGCCCGCGAACAACTCCTCGAGACCATCGACGCACTCGGCCAGACCCATCCGGACGTCGCATCGATCCTGGTCACCCATCATCTGGAGGAGCTGCCGAGCACCACAACGCACGCGCTGCTCATCGCGAACGGTCGCACCGTCGCCGCGGGCCCCGCACCGGAGACGGTCACCACGGAGACGGTGACCGCCGCATTCGATCATCCCGTCGCGGTCCGCTACGACACCGGCCGCTGGACCGCTCGGGCGGCAGTGCGCGCCTGGCCCGCGTAG
- a CDS encoding FadR/GntR family transcriptional regulator, with amino-acid sequence MVSQVRRHPLAAQAAELLLTRIKDGEWPLGHRLPGETTLAAQLGVGRSTLREAIRELAGKGVLDSRQGAGVFVTALDVTDDWDVVLRRATIASVIEARIAIEAEAAALAAQRRTPADLRAIRRALAAREAHGEPVAEHVDADMAFHRAVIVAAHNDVLTQLFDTFLPRLRVAMIDMLKIRPVPSEPADHDAHIRLTDAIAHRNPTAAAEFSRSHLTTLKAEFS; translated from the coding sequence ATGGTCTCGCAGGTACGGCGTCACCCACTGGCGGCACAGGCGGCCGAGCTGCTGCTGACTCGCATCAAGGACGGGGAATGGCCACTGGGACATCGTCTTCCTGGCGAGACGACCCTGGCCGCGCAGCTCGGCGTCGGCCGATCCACCCTGCGCGAGGCGATCCGCGAATTGGCGGGTAAGGGCGTGCTCGACAGCCGCCAGGGCGCGGGCGTTTTCGTCACCGCGCTGGATGTCACCGACGACTGGGACGTCGTGCTGCGCCGGGCCACCATCGCCTCGGTCATCGAGGCCCGCATCGCCATCGAAGCCGAAGCGGCCGCCTTGGCCGCACAGCGCCGCACCCCGGCCGACCTGCGCGCCATCCGCCGGGCGCTGGCCGCGCGGGAGGCACACGGCGAACCGGTCGCCGAGCATGTGGACGCCGATATGGCATTCCATCGCGCGGTCATCGTCGCCGCGCACAATGACGTGCTCACCCAACTGTTCGACACCTTCCTACCCCGCCTACGGGTGGCCATGATCGACATGTTGAAGATCCGGCCGGTCCCCTCCGAACCCGCCGACCATGACGCGCACATTCGGCTCACCGACGCCATCGCGCACCGAAATCCCACCGCCGCAGCCGAATTCAGCCGCTCGCACCTGACGACGCTCAAGGCGGAGTTCTCATGA
- a CDS encoding 2-isopropylmalate synthase, producing the protein MPSHRYRDVYDRVEVPLIHRDWPNARLTHAPLWVPVDLRDGNQALAEPMDPARKRRFFELLVAMGYKEIEVGYPSASQTDFDFVRLIAQTDIAPADVAIVVFTPARRDLIERTVASVRGIRNEVVIHMYTATAPTWRDVVLGKDIAELRELILSGGRDVLEFAGGLPNVRFEFSPEVFNLTEPDFVLDICDRMTTLWDATAQRPVILNLPATVEVATPNVYADQIEYMHKNLARRDSVILSVHPHNDRGTGIACAELAVLAGAQRVEGCVFGNGERTGNVDIATLALNLHAQGVDPMIDFADIDEIRRTVEYCTRLPIHERHPYVGDLVHTAFSGTHQDAIKKGMAEHRERAAASGIAERELEWRIPYLPIDPADIGRGYDAVIRVNSQSGKGGIAYLMHTEYGLDLPRRLQIDFARHVQAHTDDTGLEIAAAELRELFDRTYLDTTAGPVGLKEWRTTDACTEITLSIGTTTEHSEHHGIGPVEALTAALARVGFPVEVLGSTQQSIGAGNDGTAITYLEYRMGERTGWACGRSDSVLTASLAAVLRAANSGPGA; encoded by the coding sequence ATGCCGTCGCATCGGTACCGTGACGTCTACGACCGTGTGGAAGTGCCACTCATCCACCGTGATTGGCCGAACGCCCGGCTCACCCACGCGCCACTGTGGGTGCCGGTCGATCTGCGTGACGGCAACCAGGCGCTGGCCGAACCCATGGATCCGGCGCGCAAGCGGCGCTTCTTCGAACTGCTGGTCGCCATGGGCTACAAGGAGATCGAGGTCGGGTACCCCTCCGCGTCGCAGACCGATTTCGATTTCGTCCGGCTGATCGCGCAGACCGATATCGCGCCGGCGGACGTCGCGATCGTCGTCTTCACCCCGGCCCGGCGCGATCTCATCGAGCGCACGGTGGCGTCGGTGCGTGGCATTCGCAACGAGGTCGTCATCCATATGTATACCGCCACCGCGCCCACCTGGCGAGATGTGGTGCTGGGCAAGGATATTGCCGAGCTGCGCGAGCTGATCCTGTCCGGTGGACGCGATGTGCTCGAATTCGCCGGTGGACTGCCGAATGTCCGCTTCGAGTTCTCGCCCGAGGTGTTCAACCTGACCGAACCGGATTTCGTGCTCGATATCTGCGACCGTATGACGACGCTCTGGGACGCCACCGCGCAGCGGCCGGTGATCCTGAATCTGCCTGCCACGGTGGAGGTCGCGACCCCCAACGTCTACGCCGACCAGATCGAATACATGCACAAGAACCTGGCCCGCCGCGACAGCGTGATCCTGTCGGTGCATCCGCACAACGACCGCGGCACTGGCATCGCCTGCGCGGAACTGGCCGTACTCGCCGGAGCACAGCGCGTGGAGGGCTGTGTCTTCGGCAACGGTGAACGCACCGGCAATGTCGATATCGCGACCCTGGCGCTGAATCTGCATGCGCAGGGCGTGGATCCGATGATCGACTTCGCCGATATCGACGAGATCCGTCGGACGGTCGAGTACTGCACCCGCCTGCCCATCCACGAAAGACATCCGTACGTAGGCGATCTCGTGCACACGGCGTTCTCCGGCACGCACCAGGACGCGATCAAGAAGGGTATGGCCGAACACCGCGAACGAGCCGCCGCGTCCGGCATCGCCGAACGTGAACTCGAGTGGCGCATCCCCTATCTGCCGATCGACCCGGCCGATATCGGGCGCGGTTATGACGCGGTGATCCGGGTGAATTCCCAGTCCGGCAAGGGTGGTATCGCGTATCTGATGCACACCGAGTACGGCCTGGACCTGCCGCGGCGGCTGCAGATCGATTTCGCGCGGCATGTGCAGGCGCACACCGACGACACCGGTCTGGAGATCGCGGCCGCCGAACTGCGGGAGTTGTTCGATAGGACCTATCTGGACACCACCGCGGGGCCGGTCGGGTTGAAGGAATGGCGCACGACCGACGCCTGCACCGAGATCACGCTGAGCATCGGTACGACCACCGAACACAGCGAACACCACGGTATCGGCCCGGTTGAAGCGCTCACCGCGGCGCTGGCGCGAGTAGGTTTTCCGGTCGAAGTGCTCGGTTCGACCCAGCAGTCGATCGGCGCGGGCAACGACGGGACCGCGATCACCTATCTGGAGTACCGCATGGGTGAGCGCACCGGGTGGGCCTGCGGGCGCAGTGACTCGGTACTCACCGCATCGCTGGCCGCGGTGCTCCGGGCCGCGAATTCAGGGCCGGGCGCCTAG